Proteins encoded in a region of the Vicia villosa cultivar HV-30 ecotype Madison, WI linkage group LG5, Vvil1.0, whole genome shotgun sequence genome:
- the LOC131605312 gene encoding uncharacterized protein LOC131605312: MLEDDVFGVMYGALKGRLEEFGGWKEERDSVVWIGKTAADKVFSVASCYDFYMRHRIPFGPCNKSDEAFGLLWKTEVPFKIKSFDWRLFHNRLPTKDLLLCRGMSIPLDSLNCVLCGNCEETIKHFFFSCSVVKKVWVEVALWVDKGETNVYDCMANFLDWYSFFRLKKVKEGKLGVVLLATSWTLWILSNGVCFRKDKWSVNDIVWNMKLLV; this comes from the coding sequence ATGTTGGAAGATGATGTTTTTGGAGTAATGTATGGTGCTTTGAAAGGTCGTTTGGAGGAATTCGGTGGTTGGAAGGAAGAGAGGGATTCGGTGGTGTGGATTGGGAAAACGGCCGCGGATAAGGTTTTCTCGGTGGCATCttgttatgatttttatatgCGTCATCGGATCCCATTTGGGCCTTGTAACAAAAGTGATGAGGCTTTCGGCTTACTATGGAAGACGGAGGTTCCTTTTAAAATAAAGTCTTTCGATTGGAGACTTTTCCACAATAGACTTCCCACAAAAGATCTCTTGTTGTGTAGAGGTATGTCAATACCTTTAGATAGTTTAAATTGTGTTTTGTGTGGCAATTGTGAGGAGACAATAAAACACTTCTTTTTTAGTTGTTCGGTGGTTAAAAAGGTGTGGGTGGAAGTGGCTTTATGGGTGGATAAAGGGGAGACTAATGTTTATGATTGCATGGCAAATTTTCTAGATTGGTATAGTTTCTTTCGCCTAAAGAAAGTGAAAGAGGGAAAGTTGGGGGTGGTGTTGCTTGCGACCTCTTGGACCCTATGGATTCTTAGCAATGGGGTTTGCTTTCGGAAGGACAAATGGAGCGTAAACGATATTGTTTGGAACATGAAGTTGCTCGTTTGA